A DNA window from Primulina tabacum isolate GXHZ01 chromosome 12, ASM2559414v2, whole genome shotgun sequence contains the following coding sequences:
- the LOC142520940 gene encoding uncharacterized protein LOC142520940, with amino-acid sequence MTTRGNKGKGKEVVQEFGAQNIGGNDRVPRGRRGRPAAEIAAKVDAEVEQLVHRVDEMELAVARFQNMHPAKFFGNEGSDRAEGWLKHMEFQFNTVHYGSDRRLTMAVLQLRDRAQRWWEATTNVLQQTGSQITWEVFRTKFLQEYAPPSYYSARESEFHRLVQGNMSVEEYARQLSALLTYVPHVAVSEKGKISKFWKDWTTKYMLRLWLDRLQLMPKLWIR; translated from the coding sequence ATGACAACTAGAGGAAATAAAGGGAAAGGAAAAGAAGTGGTTCAGGAGTTCGGGGCACAGAATATCGGAGGAAATGATAGAGTTCCTCGAGGTAGGCGTGGGCGTCCTGCTGCAGAGATAGCCGCTAAAGTTGATGCAGAGGTAGAACAGTTAGTTCACCGAGTTGATGAAATGGAATTGGCTGTAGCTCGATTTCAGAATATGCATCCTGCTAAATTCTTTGGAAATGAAGGCAGTGATCGAGCAGAAGGATGGTTGAAACACATGGAATTCCAGTTCAACACAGTACATTATGGTTCTGATAGAAGGTTAACTATGGCAGTTCTCCAACTACGGGATCGTGCACAGCGTTGGTGGGAGGCTACTACAAATGTACTGCAGCAAACAGGTAGTCAGATTACTTGGGAGGTGTTCCGTACTAAATTTCTCCAAGAATATGCTCCACCATCCTACTACTCAGCCAGAGAATCAGAATTTCATCGACTAGTTCAGGGCAATATGTCTGTTGAGGAATATGCTCGACAACTTTCTGCTCTTCTCACTTATGTACCACATGTGGCTGTCAgcgaaaaaggaaaaatttcaaaattttggaaggACTGGACTACCAAATACATGTTACGGTTATGGCTGGATCGCCTACAACTTATGCCGAAGCTCTGGATAAGGTGA